One window from the genome of Streptomyces sp. NBC_00287 encodes:
- a CDS encoding YhjD/YihY/BrkB family envelope integrity protein: protein MRFRFGAPEDDHAAHHGHWFARLHRWVLSSWIGVVWNRGREMELMHRAMGFAALSFLTLLPLLVVVAAADLARGQGFARWLVQGLGVSEVSQEEVERMFGRPGQALQRTTALGLAALAAFGVTFGAAVQTGYERVWDLPTARWHTMWRHVVWLAVLTGSLLLFFAAPTPEEASALKSVLVAGVDVVGAFVFFWWSQRLLLCGRIRWRALVPGAAATALGLLGLRVFSQHVFSPLIASNTVTYGPFGTVLVLQSWLVGVGFVVYGGALVGRLFHERLERRRLPVPGER from the coding sequence ATGCGCTTCAGATTCGGTGCGCCGGAAGACGACCACGCCGCGCACCACGGCCATTGGTTCGCTCGGCTCCATCGGTGGGTGCTCAGCTCGTGGATCGGGGTGGTCTGGAACCGGGGGCGCGAGATGGAGCTGATGCACCGTGCCATGGGCTTCGCGGCGCTGAGCTTCCTCACGCTGCTGCCGTTGTTGGTCGTCGTCGCGGCGGCCGACCTCGCGAGAGGTCAGGGCTTCGCCAGGTGGCTGGTCCAGGGCCTTGGTGTGTCGGAGGTGTCGCAGGAGGAGGTCGAGCGGATGTTCGGCCGGCCGGGGCAGGCCCTGCAGCGCACCACGGCGCTCGGACTCGCCGCGCTGGCCGCGTTCGGTGTGACCTTCGGCGCGGCCGTACAGACCGGGTACGAGCGGGTGTGGGACCTGCCGACGGCGCGCTGGCACACGATGTGGCGCCATGTCGTCTGGCTGGCCGTACTGACCGGCTCCCTGCTGCTGTTCTTCGCCGCGCCCACCCCCGAGGAGGCGTCCGCTCTGAAGTCGGTGCTGGTCGCCGGGGTCGATGTGGTCGGCGCGTTCGTCTTCTTCTGGTGGTCGCAGCGGCTGCTGCTCTGCGGCCGCATCCGCTGGCGGGCGCTCGTGCCGGGGGCCGCGGCGACGGCGCTGGGGCTCCTCGGGCTGCGGGTCTTCTCCCAGCACGTCTTCTCGCCGCTGATCGCGTCGAACACGGTGACGTACGGTCCGTTCGGGACCGTCCTGGTTCTGCAGTCCTGGCTGGTCGGCGTGGGTTTCGTGGTGTACGGAGGGGCTCTGGTCGGCCGGCTCTTCCACGAGCGTCTGGAGCGGCGCCGGCTCCCCGTGCCAGGCGAACGGTGA
- a CDS encoding DUF4262 domain-containing protein, translating into MTRDPFQCRCVLCHEYGDRDEADRMDLTIIENVQQHGWHVVMVPEDEIGPGFAYTIGLAHTHGAPELALFGLDIHAMHRMLNRLGAKSSADAVPADGQRQPDVVDGQQVALRQVDLRWYRTFFGRAIGFYRRPPFSVLQVAWPDADGRFHWEEQAEEKHRESQPQLWQPPSEHPVGIWTTEL; encoded by the coding sequence ATGACTCGTGATCCGTTCCAGTGCCGCTGCGTCCTCTGCCATGAATACGGTGACCGGGACGAAGCGGACCGCATGGATCTGACGATTATCGAGAATGTGCAGCAGCATGGATGGCACGTCGTAATGGTTCCCGAGGACGAGATCGGTCCTGGTTTCGCATACACGATCGGCCTCGCACACACTCACGGGGCACCTGAACTCGCCCTGTTCGGACTCGATATTCACGCCATGCACCGCATGCTCAACAGACTCGGGGCGAAGTCCTCCGCCGACGCTGTACCGGCTGACGGCCAGCGTCAACCTGACGTTGTCGATGGTCAGCAAGTCGCGCTCAGGCAGGTCGATCTCCGCTGGTACCGGACCTTCTTCGGGCGGGCCATCGGGTTCTACCGGCGGCCCCCTTTCTCTGTGCTGCAAGTCGCCTGGCCCGATGCGGATGGCCGCTTTCATTGGGAAGAGCAGGCTGAGGAGAAGCATCGGGAGTCCCAGCCTCAGTTGTGGCAGCCGCCGAGTGAGCACCCTGTCGGGATCTGGACGACCGAACTCTGA
- a CDS encoding HEAT repeat domain-containing protein yields the protein MTPEEQDLVMGLVVAPGSPPTTTIDEVLAHFGESDGGVLALRLLREAMERRDAGDVEMALIVHGAADASVEEFLEPLIELFPAEWHREHEDIVSMLGKLRSPKTVPTLGEATRWVPEHLDFDECRALAVKAIWALGGIPGPEAREALEGLRDAENEIIRENAVKQLARRGEL from the coding sequence ATGACCCCTGAGGAGCAGGATCTGGTCATGGGCCTGGTAGTCGCACCGGGCTCGCCCCCGACGACCACGATCGATGAGGTGCTCGCCCACTTCGGCGAGTCCGACGGTGGGGTCCTGGCGCTCCGGCTGCTCCGGGAGGCCATGGAGCGCCGGGACGCCGGCGACGTCGAGATGGCGTTGATCGTTCATGGCGCCGCCGACGCCTCGGTCGAGGAGTTCCTGGAGCCGTTGATCGAGCTGTTCCCTGCCGAATGGCACAGGGAGCACGAGGACATCGTGTCCATGCTGGGCAAGCTCCGCTCGCCCAAGACGGTGCCGACGCTGGGCGAGGCGACTCGCTGGGTTCCCGAGCATCTGGACTTCGACGAGTGCCGGGCGCTCGCGGTGAAGGCGATCTGGGCGCTCGGCGGCATTCCCGGCCCGGAGGCCCGGGAAGCCCTCGAGGGCTTGCGCGACGCCGAGAACGAGATCATCCGTGAGAACGCGGTGAAGCAGCTCGCACGCCGCGGCGAGCTCTGA
- a CDS encoding transposase family protein — MAGVLRAERVWVETFTGLQVTQFARLLKVVRERGGNGTMQGRPWSLPLAERVLVVAVYYRTNLTMRQLGPLFGVSSSTVCRVIQRLGPLLALEPVSGPADAADRLWIVDGTLIPVRDRSVAASSRNYRFSANVQVIVDADTRPVIAAARPVPGTTADAHAWRRSGLAAHCEGVTVLGDGAYLNCGMAVPHRKRPGRALLPGEEDDNAAHRKVRARVEHVIGRMKNYKILRDCRQRGSGLHHAVQAVAHMHNLALAS; from the coding sequence ATGGCCGGGGTGTTGAGGGCTGAGCGGGTGTGGGTGGAGACGTTCACCGGGCTGCAAGTGACTCAGTTTGCACGCCTGTTGAAGGTGGTCCGGGAGCGGGGCGGCAACGGCACGATGCAGGGCCGCCCATGGTCCCTTCCGCTGGCCGAGCGGGTGCTGGTGGTGGCGGTGTACTACCGCACGAATCTGACGATGCGGCAGCTGGGCCCGCTGTTCGGGGTGTCCTCCTCGACGGTGTGCCGGGTCATCCAGCGGCTGGGTCCGCTGCTCGCGCTCGAGCCCGTCTCCGGCCCGGCGGATGCCGCAGACCGATTGTGGATCGTGGACGGCACGCTGATCCCGGTCCGGGACCGGAGCGTGGCCGCCTCCAGCCGCAACTACCGGTTCTCCGCGAACGTGCAGGTCATCGTGGACGCAGACACCCGGCCGGTGATCGCGGCCGCGCGTCCGGTGCCGGGCACCACTGCGGACGCTCACGCCTGGCGGCGCTCCGGCCTGGCCGCGCACTGCGAGGGGGTGACGGTGCTGGGCGACGGCGCCTATCTCAACTGCGGCATGGCCGTGCCGCACCGAAAACGCCCGGGACGGGCTCTGCTCCCGGGTGAGGAGGACGACAACGCCGCGCACCGCAAGGTCCGTGCCCGGGTGGAACACGTCATCGGCCGCATGAAGAACTACAAGATCCTCCGCGACTGCCGGCAACGCGGCAGCGGCCTCCATCACGCCGTCCAGGCCGTCGCCCACATGCACAACCTCGCCCTCGCGTCATGA
- the istB gene encoding IS21-like element helper ATPase IstB: protein MSELTGNRIRTTAGKLGLPHLAETINDYTRRADEAKMGYLDFLDLVLSEELAVRDDRRFRQGLRLSKLPHHKTLDEYDFSFQPELDPRKVKDLASLSFVEAKANAALLGPPGVGKTHIAVALAVAACRAGYSIYFTSLDDMVRNLRAAETAGRLVNKLGTYLRPSVLVVDEVGYQPLERAEANLVFQVISKRYEKGSIILTSNKTFSEWGQVFGDEVLATAILDRLLHHCEVISINGPSYRLKNRLQAIERENEVA, encoded by the coding sequence TTGAGCGAGCTGACCGGCAACCGTATCCGCACCACGGCCGGCAAGCTCGGCCTGCCCCACCTCGCGGAGACCATCAACGACTACACCCGCCGCGCGGACGAGGCGAAGATGGGCTACCTCGACTTCCTCGACCTGGTCCTGTCCGAGGAACTGGCCGTCCGCGACGACCGCCGCTTCCGCCAGGGCCTGCGGCTCTCAAAGCTGCCGCACCACAAGACGCTGGACGAATACGACTTCTCGTTCCAGCCCGAGCTCGACCCGCGCAAGGTCAAGGACCTCGCCAGTCTTTCGTTCGTCGAGGCCAAGGCGAACGCCGCCCTGCTGGGACCGCCCGGAGTCGGCAAGACACATATCGCCGTCGCGTTGGCGGTCGCAGCCTGCCGGGCTGGCTACTCGATCTATTTCACCAGCCTCGACGACATGGTCCGCAACCTCAGAGCCGCCGAGACGGCCGGACGGCTGGTCAACAAGCTCGGCACCTACCTGCGGCCGAGCGTCCTCGTGGTCGATGAAGTGGGATATCAGCCCTTGGAACGGGCGGAGGCGAACCTGGTCTTCCAGGTGATCTCCAAGCGTTACGAGAAGGGCTCGATCATCCTGACCTCGAACAAGACCTTCAGCGAGTGGGGCCAGGTCTTCGGCGACGAGGTCCTCGCCACCGCGATCCTCGACCGCCTCCTCCACCACTGCGAAGTGATCTCGATCAACGGCCCGAGCTACCGCCTGAAGAACCGCCTCCAAGCCATCGAGCGAGAGAACGAAGTGGCCTGA